A window of Phyllobacterium sp. T1293 contains these coding sequences:
- a CDS encoding carbohydrate ABC transporter permease, with product MIWNLTKNTAFYALVTLIVVLAVFPFYYAIITSFKTGSALFTVEYFPTSFSFENYVSVINAGSFTRNLLNSLIVATLVVLLALLIAVTASFALARVRFRGRSLLLLTILSVSMFPQIAVLAGLFEVVRFLGLYNTLWSLVFSYTIFTLPFTVWVLTTFMRDLPIEIEEAAIVDGATPWVIITKVFLPLMWPAMVTTGLLAFIAAWNEFLFALTFTSSTEVRTVPVTIALLSGASAHEIPWGTIMAASVIVTVPLVILVLIFQRKIISGLTAGGVKG from the coding sequence ATGATCTGGAATCTCACCAAAAACACGGCGTTTTACGCGCTCGTCACCCTGATTGTCGTATTGGCGGTCTTTCCGTTCTATTATGCGATCATCACCAGCTTCAAAACCGGCAGTGCGCTTTTCACCGTCGAATATTTTCCGACATCGTTCTCTTTCGAGAACTATGTTTCAGTTATCAACGCGGGTAGCTTTACCCGCAATCTGCTGAACTCGCTTATCGTTGCCACTCTGGTGGTGCTGCTTGCCCTGCTGATTGCCGTCACCGCATCTTTTGCACTGGCGCGTGTGCGGTTTCGTGGCCGCTCGCTGCTGCTGCTGACAATCCTGTCCGTCTCGATGTTTCCGCAGATTGCGGTGCTCGCAGGCCTGTTTGAAGTGGTGCGGTTTCTTGGTCTCTACAACACGCTGTGGAGCCTCGTTTTCTCCTATACGATTTTCACATTGCCATTCACCGTCTGGGTTCTGACCACCTTCATGCGGGACCTGCCAATTGAAATCGAGGAGGCAGCGATTGTCGACGGGGCAACACCGTGGGTCATCATCACCAAGGTCTTTCTGCCGCTGATGTGGCCAGCCATGGTGACGACAGGCTTGCTTGCCTTCATCGCGGCATGGAACGAGTTCCTGTTTGCACTCACATTCACCTCCTCGACAGAGGTGCGCACGGTGCCAGTCACCATCGCGCTTCTATCAGGAGCCAGCGCACATGAAATCCCGTGGGGCACGATCATGGCCGCATCCGTCATTGTGACGGTGCCGCTTGTTATTCTCGTCCTGATTTTCCAACGCAAGATTATTTCCGGTCTCACCGCCGGTGGCGTGAAGGGGTAA
- a CDS encoding carbohydrate ABC transporter permease, with the protein MTPSTARSELMRQRARSAQLFLIPMIIALAIVAGWPLLRTIYFSFTDASLTNMGAAKWVGFKNYLSWIQLKSGRTIFSGLLVDPTWWNAVWNTVRFSVISVALEAFFGMIVALVLNAEFKGRGIVRAAILIPWAIPTIVSARLWGWMLNDQFGILNDLFLRLGFISQPIAWTASADTAMTAVLIVDVWKTTPFMALLILAGLQMVPKDIYEAAHIDGVHPIRQFFRITLPLIKPALMVAIIFRLLDAMRIFDLIYVLTPNSSQTKTMSVLARENLIEFDKFAYGSAQSTLLFLTIALMTVLAIWLGRVRLDGGDR; encoded by the coding sequence ATGACGCCTTCCACCGCACGTTCAGAACTTATGCGACAGCGCGCCCGCTCGGCGCAGCTGTTTCTCATCCCGATGATCATCGCGCTCGCCATTGTTGCCGGCTGGCCATTGCTTCGGACGATCTATTTCTCTTTCACCGACGCTTCGCTCACCAATATGGGCGCGGCGAAATGGGTTGGTTTCAAGAATTATCTTTCATGGATACAGCTGAAAAGCGGCCGCACAATCTTTTCGGGCCTGCTGGTTGATCCGACCTGGTGGAACGCCGTGTGGAACACCGTGCGTTTCAGTGTCATCTCCGTAGCGCTTGAAGCCTTCTTTGGCATGATCGTTGCGCTTGTCCTGAATGCGGAATTCAAGGGCAGGGGCATTGTCCGCGCTGCAATTCTCATCCCATGGGCGATCCCGACCATTGTATCAGCCCGCCTTTGGGGCTGGATGCTCAACGACCAGTTCGGCATTCTCAACGATCTGTTCCTGCGTCTTGGCTTTATCAGCCAGCCCATTGCCTGGACGGCAAGCGCCGATACGGCGATGACCGCAGTGCTGATCGTCGATGTCTGGAAAACCACGCCCTTCATGGCGCTGCTTATCCTTGCCGGGCTGCAGATGGTGCCAAAAGACATCTATGAGGCCGCACACATCGACGGTGTTCATCCGATCCGGCAGTTCTTCCGCATCACACTGCCATTGATCAAACCCGCATTGATGGTCGCCATTATTTTCCGCCTGCTCGATGCCATGCGCATTTTCGACCTGATCTATGTGCTCACGCCCAACAGCTCGCAGACAAAAACCATGTCGGTGCTGGCGCGTGAAAATCTGATCGAGTTTGACAAATTCGCCTATGGCTCGGCGCAATCGACGCTGCTGTTCCTGACCATTGCGCTGATGACTGTGCTGGCGATCTGGCTTGGCCGTGTACGCCTCGATGGAGGAGACCGCTGA
- a CDS encoding ABC transporter substrate-binding protein → MKAKSFIATLLTTTLLASGAFAANLAIVSGDTGNGREFLRSQLDKFEKETGNKVSIVAMPANSSDNFGQYRLWLAAGNTDIDVYRTDVIWAPQLADQFLDLKPAAKDVIDQHIPSIIESQTVDGKLVALPMFTDAPALYYRKDLLEKYKKPVPKTWDEMAATAKEIQDGERAAGNKSIYGFVFQANAYEGLTCNALEWVKSSGGGQIIEADGTISINNPDAATAIDRAKGWVDSISPKGVLAYTEEEARGVWQTGNSVFMRNWPYAYALGGADGSTIKGKFDVAPLPSGKEGQNSAATLGGWNLAVSKYSKSPEEAIKLAMFLGSPEQQKARAIALASMPTIKALYDDKDVAAAQPLIPNWKAVFENSVPRPSAPTKVKYNEVSNMFWSAVHDTLSGNGTAAENLEVLEAKLTELKGDSW, encoded by the coding sequence ATGAAAGCCAAATCATTTATTGCGACCCTTTTGACCACCACTTTGCTGGCGTCGGGAGCATTTGCCGCCAATCTTGCCATCGTGTCGGGTGATACGGGCAATGGACGCGAGTTTCTGCGCAGCCAGCTCGACAAGTTTGAAAAGGAAACGGGCAACAAGGTTTCAATTGTTGCCATGCCCGCCAATAGTTCCGATAATTTCGGCCAGTACCGTCTTTGGCTCGCTGCCGGAAATACCGATATTGATGTTTACCGCACCGACGTGATCTGGGCGCCGCAATTGGCCGACCAGTTTCTTGATCTGAAGCCTGCAGCCAAAGACGTTATCGACCAGCACATTCCCTCGATCATCGAAAGCCAGACCGTGGATGGCAAGCTTGTGGCTTTGCCTATGTTCACGGATGCTCCGGCGCTCTATTACCGCAAGGATCTTCTTGAGAAGTACAAGAAGCCTGTGCCAAAGACCTGGGATGAGATGGCGGCAACCGCCAAGGAAATTCAGGATGGTGAGCGCGCCGCCGGTAACAAAAGCATTTACGGCTTTGTATTTCAGGCCAATGCCTATGAAGGCCTGACCTGCAATGCGCTTGAATGGGTGAAATCATCGGGCGGCGGACAGATCATTGAGGCCGATGGCACGATCTCCATAAACAACCCCGATGCGGCCACCGCTATTGATCGCGCCAAGGGCTGGGTCGATTCAATCTCGCCAAAGGGTGTGCTCGCCTATACGGAAGAAGAGGCACGCGGTGTCTGGCAGACGGGCAATTCTGTCTTCATGCGCAATTGGCCTTACGCCTATGCGCTTGGCGGCGCCGATGGCAGCACGATCAAGGGCAAGTTCGATGTGGCACCTTTGCCAAGCGGCAAGGAGGGTCAAAATTCAGCGGCCACGCTTGGCGGCTGGAATCTTGCGGTTTCCAAATATTCGAAATCACCCGAGGAGGCGATCAAGCTTGCCATGTTCCTCGGCTCTCCCGAACAGCAAAAGGCGCGGGCGATCGCGCTTGCCAGCATGCCAACCATCAAGGCGCTGTATGACGACAAGGATGTTGCAGCAGCACAGCCGCTGATTCCAAACTGGAAAGCCGTATTTGAAAACTCGGTTCCGCGCCCCTCAGCGCCAACGAAGGTGAAATACAACGAAGTGTCCAACATGTTCTGGAGCGCCGTACACGACACATTGTCGGGCAATGGCACCGCTGCGGAAAACCTCGAGGTTCTCGAAGCCAAGCTGACCGAACTCAAAGGAGACAGCTGGTAG
- a CDS encoding substrate-binding domain-containing protein: MKLKELADQLGLSQTTVSRALNGYPEVNKATRERVSEAALKFGYSANANARRLAIGRIGAIGILMPRDRSERFGPHTSEFFSGLAEQLSLHEMDLLMSPSINNDELAAYRRLISSKRVDGIIVTGPTLMDERVAMLTEAKFPFVLHGRTNITAPHAWLDIDNAGAFRQATSHLLDLGHRHVAMIDGLKGHTFSEHREMGYREALVERGLPIDPRFIVHERFSDETGFHEAQRLLSYTPHPTAILAGSMMTALGVFRAIRSRGYELGKEVSVIAHDDVFPYLNASNMVPAMTTTRSSIRSAGSRIAELLVRVLDGEPVENIHEIWPVELVLRQSSGPPVAARR; encoded by the coding sequence ATGAAACTTAAGGAACTGGCCGACCAATTGGGACTCTCGCAGACAACAGTCAGTCGCGCCCTGAACGGCTATCCTGAGGTTAACAAGGCAACCCGTGAGCGCGTCAGTGAGGCCGCGCTCAAATTCGGTTACAGTGCCAATGCCAATGCGCGCCGCCTTGCCATTGGTCGCATCGGTGCTATCGGCATTTTGATGCCGCGCGATCGCAGTGAACGTTTTGGCCCGCACACAAGCGAGTTTTTCTCCGGTCTGGCCGAGCAGCTTTCACTGCATGAAATGGACCTGCTGATGAGCCCGAGCATCAACAATGATGAACTGGCGGCCTACAGGCGGCTGATTTCCAGCAAGCGTGTCGATGGCATTATCGTAACCGGCCCTACCCTGATGGATGAACGGGTTGCCATGCTCACCGAGGCAAAGTTTCCTTTTGTGCTGCATGGACGCACCAACATAACGGCGCCGCATGCCTGGCTCGATATCGACAATGCCGGTGCATTCAGGCAGGCAACGTCACATCTGCTTGATCTTGGGCACCGCCATGTCGCGATGATTGACGGTCTCAAGGGGCACACATTCTCCGAGCATCGTGAAATGGGATATCGCGAAGCGCTGGTGGAACGCGGCCTTCCCATTGATCCGCGTTTCATCGTGCATGAGCGCTTTTCCGATGAGACGGGCTTTCATGAGGCGCAGCGGCTGTTATCCTACACACCGCATCCGACGGCTATCCTTGCCGGTTCCATGATGACAGCGCTTGGCGTCTTCCGCGCCATTCGCTCCAGGGGTTATGAATTGGGCAAGGAAGTCTCTGTCATCGCCCATGATGACGTTTTTCCCTATCTCAATGCCAGCAACATGGTCCCGGCCATGACGACAACCCGCTCCTCGATCCGCTCCGCCGGTTCGCGCATTGCTGAACTGCTGGTGCGGGTGCTGGATGGCGAGCCAGTCGAAAACATCCACGAGATATGGCCCGTCGAGCTTGTCCTGCGCCAGTCAAGCGGACCACCCGTCGCTGCGCGGCGTTAA
- the lexA gene encoding transcriptional repressor LexA: protein MLTRKQHELLLFIHERLKETGIPPSFDEMKDALDLASKSGIHRLITALEERGFIRRLANRARALEVLRLPDSIAPGLNAQRKFEPSVIEGSLGRNVAPPKPQPRASNDMDMPANVSIPVMGRIAAGVPISAIQNQTHMLSLPPDMIGSGEHYALEVKGDSMIEAGIFDGDTVVIKRGDTANPGEIIVALVDDEEATLKRFRRKGASIALEAANPAYETRIFGPDRVQVQGKLVGLIRRY from the coding sequence ATGCTCACGCGTAAACAACATGAACTTCTTCTCTTCATTCATGAGCGTCTGAAGGAGACGGGTATCCCGCCATCCTTCGACGAAATGAAGGATGCGCTGGATCTGGCTTCCAAATCCGGCATTCACCGGTTGATCACTGCGCTCGAAGAACGCGGCTTCATTCGCCGGCTTGCCAACAGGGCACGCGCGCTGGAAGTCCTGCGCCTGCCGGACTCCATTGCTCCGGGGCTCAACGCCCAGAGAAAGTTCGAGCCAAGCGTCATCGAGGGCAGTCTCGGGCGCAATGTTGCGCCGCCAAAGCCGCAGCCGCGCGCTTCCAACGACATGGACATGCCTGCCAATGTCAGCATTCCCGTCATGGGCCGGATCGCTGCGGGTGTGCCCATCTCCGCCATCCAGAACCAGACCCATATGCTGAGCCTTCCGCCGGATATGATCGGCAGCGGCGAGCATTACGCGCTGGAAGTTAAAGGCGACTCGATGATCGAGGCGGGTATTTTTGATGGCGATACCGTCGTCATCAAGCGCGGCGATACGGCCAATCCCGGTGAAATCATCGTGGCTCTTGTCGATGATGAAGAGGCAACCCTCAAGCGTTTCCGCCGCAAGGGAGCATCGATTGCCCTTGAAGCGGCTAATCCTGCCTATGAAACGCGGATTTTTGGACCGGATCGCGTGCAGGTACAGGGTAAACTCGTCGGACTTATCAGGCGTTATTGA
- a CDS encoding ComEC/Rec2 family competence protein: MRRPVTSTQTSERHFFDRPAVDERDFATQIPQDEPDFPEWSNLLAKTRRAVTTRWHWVRHIPSSIPLAFSREYDRGNFFLFVPVFAGSGAVVYFNLPTEPRLSAILFGLTALSGLKLLAVNRRLISLCLTIALCIITGMLCAKFETMRLDTTMLGSGITTRLTGRIVAIARPERGGWRLTMDVIATERPQLLYKPERLVISARSLPPDAGPGTSLHGLVHLRPQSGPVRPGNYDFAFHNYYRGIGGNGFFLGKPEIVSLAKPAGIADQILLMVAGMRQQLTNHIQHQIKGEPGAIAASQITGQRDGISEATNNAMRLSGLSHVLSISGFHMALVAAIVMGALRASLAFFPEFSARYPIKKFSAFAALLACAFYLLLSGLDVAAQRSFVMLAVILIAMIADRAALSLRNVALAALVTIAIAPHEILGPSFQMSYSATAALIAFYGWWSPRRALGNSRRKRRNGLLLQLPDRIVDHINGIAMTSLVAGSASAIFAVYHFNNTAPLGLIGNALALPVISILVMPFAVLALLLMPFDMDWLPFRVMERGIELFTIIANHVAALSPSGHLGPMPQMSLLLLSAGLIVLLCLSSWLRLCSLPLLAVGALIMLRTVPPDIVISEDGRLVGLRNGETLMINRSQGGAFILNNWQQGYGLAQIIKPAKANAQAADGMFECADKLCTAREPGGLIIAYTDKAAYRDAACSEGNIVVLAFAGRDVSCNNPGILVVTLHDLALNGAAEIRLDPVTQGQGEAMNASSIEQALDQRLISASLTYAIGPPDRPWNTYRVHSRAARNMPERVHKPKTKASTPNSDERDVGLDQ; encoded by the coding sequence ATGCGGCGCCCTGTCACCAGTACACAAACGAGTGAACGGCACTTTTTTGATCGTCCAGCCGTCGATGAGCGCGATTTTGCGACTCAAATACCTCAAGACGAACCTGATTTTCCCGAGTGGAGCAATCTTCTAGCAAAGACGCGCCGCGCGGTGACGACCAGATGGCATTGGGTTCGGCACATACCATCGAGCATTCCTCTCGCATTTAGCCGGGAATATGATCGGGGCAATTTCTTTCTGTTTGTGCCTGTCTTTGCCGGGAGTGGCGCTGTTGTCTATTTCAACCTGCCAACGGAACCCAGACTGAGTGCCATTCTCTTCGGATTGACCGCATTGTCAGGGCTGAAACTGCTGGCTGTTAACAGGCGGCTGATAAGTCTCTGCCTGACCATCGCGCTGTGCATTATCACCGGCATGCTGTGCGCCAAGTTTGAAACCATGCGCCTTGATACAACGATGCTTGGCTCCGGCATTACCACCCGTTTGACGGGCCGCATTGTGGCGATCGCCCGGCCCGAACGTGGTGGCTGGCGGCTGACAATGGATGTCATTGCAACCGAACGTCCGCAGCTTCTCTATAAGCCAGAACGGCTTGTTATATCTGCCCGTTCCTTGCCCCCCGATGCCGGGCCCGGCACCAGCCTGCATGGTCTGGTGCATCTGCGTCCGCAATCGGGACCCGTACGACCGGGCAATTACGATTTTGCATTCCATAACTACTATCGCGGCATTGGCGGCAACGGGTTCTTTCTGGGCAAGCCGGAAATTGTATCGCTTGCAAAACCCGCCGGGATTGCAGACCAGATATTGCTGATGGTGGCGGGCATGCGTCAGCAACTCACCAATCATATTCAGCATCAGATCAAGGGGGAGCCGGGGGCAATTGCTGCGTCGCAGATCACCGGACAGCGCGACGGCATCAGTGAAGCGACGAACAATGCCATGCGGCTTAGCGGCCTGTCGCATGTCCTGTCTATATCCGGGTTCCATATGGCGCTTGTTGCGGCGATCGTCATGGGGGCCTTGCGTGCCTCGCTGGCATTCTTCCCGGAATTCTCCGCGCGATATCCGATCAAGAAGTTCTCAGCCTTTGCCGCGCTGCTGGCCTGCGCATTCTATCTGCTGCTTTCTGGTCTCGATGTTGCTGCCCAGCGCAGCTTTGTCATGCTGGCGGTGATACTCATCGCCATGATCGCGGACCGCGCGGCACTGTCATTGCGCAATGTTGCTTTGGCGGCACTTGTTACAATCGCCATCGCACCACACGAAATTCTGGGACCGAGCTTTCAGATGTCCTACTCGGCCACGGCAGCGCTGATCGCATTTTATGGCTGGTGGTCCCCCCGCAGAGCATTGGGGAACAGCAGGCGCAAACGCCGCAATGGTTTGCTTTTGCAATTGCCGGACAGGATCGTCGATCATATCAATGGCATCGCCATGACGTCTTTGGTCGCCGGTTCAGCCAGTGCGATCTTTGCCGTCTATCATTTCAACAATACGGCACCACTTGGTTTGATCGGCAACGCACTGGCTCTGCCTGTCATATCCATCCTTGTCATGCCCTTCGCCGTTCTGGCATTGCTGCTCATGCCTTTCGATATGGACTGGCTGCCCTTCCGTGTCATGGAGCGGGGGATTGAACTCTTCACCATCATTGCCAATCATGTCGCGGCCCTTTCGCCCAGCGGCCATCTTGGCCCAATGCCGCAAATGAGCCTGCTGCTCCTGAGTGCGGGATTGATTGTCCTCTTGTGCTTGTCGTCATGGCTGCGCCTGTGCAGCCTGCCACTATTGGCCGTCGGCGCGCTCATCATGCTGCGCACCGTACCGCCGGATATTGTCATATCGGAGGATGGCAGACTGGTCGGACTGCGTAATGGCGAAACACTGATGATCAATCGGTCGCAAGGCGGCGCGTTCATCCTGAACAATTGGCAGCAGGGTTATGGGCTTGCGCAGATCATCAAACCCGCCAAGGCCAATGCGCAAGCTGCAGACGGAATGTTTGAATGTGCGGACAAGCTTTGTACGGCGCGCGAACCGGGAGGGCTTATCATCGCCTATACGGATAAAGCTGCATACAGGGACGCAGCCTGTAGTGAAGGAAATATTGTCGTTCTGGCCTTTGCGGGAAGGGATGTCAGCTGTAACAATCCCGGCATATTGGTTGTTACATTGCATGATCTTGCTTTGAATGGCGCCGCGGAAATCCGCTTGGACCCGGTCACACAGGGGCAGGGGGAAGCAATGAATGCTTCCAGCATCGAACAAGCATTGGATCAAAGGTTGATTTCAGCCAGCCTGACCTATGCCATTGGGCCGCCAGACCGGCCATGGAACACTTACCGCGTTCACTCACGAGCGGCACGCAACATGCCGGAACGTGTACATAAGCCAAAAACAAAAGCGAGCACCCCGAACAGCGATGAACGGGATGTCGGTCTGGATCAATAA
- the gltX gene encoding glutamate--tRNA ligase yields MSSPVVTRFAPSPTGYLHIGGARTALFNWLYAKHTGGKMLLRIEDTDRERSSEAAVTAILDGLKWLGLDWDGDAVSQYDRAPRHREVAEELVAKGKAYYCYASQAELEEMREKARAEGRPPRYDGRWRDRDPKGAPEGVKPVIRIKAPQEGETLVRDLVQGDVRFPNKDLDDFIILRSDGNPTYMHAVVVDDHDMGVTHIIRGDDHLTNAARQTVIYDAMGWDVPVMGHIPLIHGADGAKLSKRHGALGVEAYRAMGYLPAALRNYLVRLGWSHGDDEIMSDAQMIEWFEISDINRGASRFDFQKLEAINGHYMRFSDDADLVKAMIDILPEIEGGADILSRLDDRTRQQLLAAMPGLKERAKTLVELADSAKYLFAQRPLGLDEKASGLLNEEGRSVLSGVFPALAAVNDWTAEALDAAVRVHAENTGLKLGKIAQPLRAALTGRATSPGVFDVLAVLGREESLGRIEDQIKG; encoded by the coding sequence ATGTCATCACCCGTTGTTACCCGTTTTGCACCCTCCCCGACCGGATACCTCCATATTGGTGGTGCCCGCACGGCCCTGTTTAACTGGCTCTACGCCAAGCATACGGGCGGCAAAATGCTGCTGCGCATCGAAGATACGGATCGCGAACGCTCATCAGAAGCGGCGGTGACAGCTATTCTTGATGGCCTGAAGTGGCTTGGCCTCGATTGGGATGGCGATGCGGTCTCGCAATATGATCGTGCGCCGCGCCACCGGGAAGTCGCTGAAGAGCTGGTCGCCAAGGGCAAGGCCTATTATTGCTATGCTTCACAGGCCGAGCTTGAGGAAATGCGCGAAAAGGCCCGTGCGGAAGGCCGTCCGCCCCGCTATGATGGCCGCTGGCGCGATCGTGACCCGAAGGGAGCACCCGAAGGCGTCAAGCCGGTTATCCGCATCAAGGCGCCGCAGGAAGGCGAAACCCTCGTGCGCGACCTCGTACAGGGCGATGTGCGCTTTCCCAACAAGGATCTCGATGATTTCATCATCCTGCGCTCCGATGGCAATCCGACCTATATGCATGCGGTTGTGGTTGATGACCATGACATGGGCGTTACCCACATTATCCGTGGTGATGATCACCTGACCAATGCCGCACGCCAGACGGTTATCTATGATGCCATGGGCTGGGATGTGCCTGTCATGGGCCATATTCCACTGATCCATGGTGCGGATGGCGCAAAGCTGTCCAAGCGTCATGGAGCGCTGGGTGTGGAGGCCTATCGTGCGATGGGCTATCTGCCTGCCGCCTTGCGCAACTATCTCGTGCGTCTTGGCTGGAGCCATGGCGATGATGAAATCATGTCCGATGCCCAGATGATCGAATGGTTCGAAATCTCCGATATCAATCGCGGTGCATCGCGTTTCGACTTCCAGAAGCTGGAAGCGATCAACGGCCACTATATGCGTTTTTCCGATGATGCCGATCTGGTCAAAGCCATGATCGATATCCTGCCCGAAATCGAAGGCGGCGCGGACATTCTGTCGCGGCTTGATGACCGGACCAGGCAGCAGCTGCTGGCAGCGATGCCCGGCCTGAAAGAGCGCGCCAAGACCCTTGTGGAACTGGCGGACAGTGCAAAATACCTTTTTGCGCAACGCCCGCTTGGTCTGGATGAAAAAGCTTCCGGCCTGCTCAATGAAGAAGGTAGAAGCGTATTGTCAGGCGTTTTCCCGGCGCTTGCCGCTGTCAATGACTGGACTGCCGAGGCTCTGGATGCTGCGGTGCGTGTTCATGCGGAAAATACAGGGCTGAAACTTGGAAAAATCGCCCAGCCGCTGCGTGCCGCCTTGACGGGAAGAGCAACATCTCCGGGCGTTTTTGATGTTTTGGCGGTGCTCGGCCGAGAAGAGTCATTGGGCCGTATTGAAGACCAGATAAAAGGTTAA
- the gltA gene encoding citrate synthase has protein sequence MSENSVNIDLNGHEFALPIKQGTIGPDVVDIGTLYKNTGAFTYDPGFTSTASCESQITYIDGDEGILLHRGYPIEQLAEKGDFLETCYLLLYGELPTKSQKHDFDYRVTHHTMVHEQMSRFFSGFRRDAHPMAVMVGCVGALSAFYHDSTDISDPHQRMVASIRMIAKIPTLAAMAYKYHIGQPFVYPKNNLDFATNFLHMCFAVPCEDYVPNPVLARAMDRIFILHADHEQNASTSTVRLAGSSGANPFACIAAGIACLWGPAHGGANEAALNMLGEIGTVDRIPEFINRAKDKNDPFRLMGFGHRVYKNYDPRAKIMQQTTKEVLAELGIKDDPLLDVAMELERIALTDEYFIEKKLYPNVDFYSGITLKALGFPTTMFTVLFAVARTVGWIAQWKEMIEDPHQKIGRPRQLYTGATQRDYVPVGNRK, from the coding sequence ATGTCTGAGAATAGCGTCAACATCGATCTGAATGGTCACGAGTTTGCGTTACCGATAAAACAAGGCACCATCGGACCTGATGTCGTGGACATTGGAACACTCTACAAGAACACCGGTGCGTTTACTTACGATCCGGGTTTTACATCCACAGCCTCCTGCGAGTCGCAGATCACCTATATTGACGGTGATGAAGGCATTTTGCTGCATCGCGGCTATCCAATCGAACAGCTCGCTGAAAAAGGCGATTTCCTCGAAACCTGCTATCTCCTGCTTTACGGCGAACTGCCAACAAAGAGCCAGAAGCATGATTTCGATTATCGTGTAACGCATCACACGATGGTGCATGAACAGATGTCGCGCTTCTTCAGCGGCTTCCGCCGTGACGCCCATCCCATGGCTGTCATGGTCGGCTGTGTTGGCGCCCTGTCGGCGTTTTATCACGACTCAACCGATATTTCCGATCCGCATCAGCGCATGGTCGCGTCGATCCGCATGATCGCGAAGATTCCGACCCTGGCTGCGATGGCCTATAAGTATCACATCGGCCAGCCCTTCGTTTATCCGAAGAACAATCTCGATTTCGCAACCAACTTCCTGCACATGTGCTTTGCTGTGCCATGCGAAGATTACGTGCCAAATCCGGTTCTTGCCCGCGCAATGGACCGGATTTTCATTTTGCACGCTGATCATGAGCAGAATGCATCGACATCGACGGTTCGTCTTGCCGGATCATCCGGTGCCAATCCGTTTGCCTGCATCGCTGCGGGTATTGCCTGCCTCTGGGGCCCTGCCCATGGCGGTGCCAATGAAGCAGCGCTGAACATGCTGGGCGAAATCGGGACAGTTGATCGCATTCCCGAATTCATCAACCGCGCCAAGGACAAGAATGATCCGTTCCGCCTGATGGGCTTTGGTCATCGCGTTTACAAGAACTACGATCCGCGCGCCAAGATCATGCAGCAGACGACGAAGGAAGTTCTGGCCGAACTCGGCATCAAGGACGATCCATTGCTCGATGTTGCGATGGAACTGGAGCGCATTGCACTCACCGATGAATATTTCATCGAAAAGAAGCTCTATCCGAATGTCGATTTCTACTCCGGCATTACCTTGAAGGCACTTGGCTTCCCCACCACTATGTTTACTGTTCTGTTCGCCGTTGCCCGCACGGTTGGCTGGATCGCCCAGTGGAAGGAAATGATCGAGGACCCGCATCAGAAGATTGGCCGCCCGCGCCAGCTTTACACCGGTGCGACCCAGCGTGATTACGTGCCAGTCGGCAACCGCAAGTAA